A genomic region of Sideroxydans sp. CL21 contains the following coding sequences:
- a CDS encoding efflux transporter outer membrane subunit, protein MSPIKTFTALLSNRRPASTCVELSRQPVILGISLLLSACAVGPDYERPDIKSPAQFKENKGWVQAAPHAVSAQGAWWTIFGDETLNALELKVIQANQSLRASYYAYQQALALTDVARAAEYPTLGVTASSTRSSFGGGATTTTIGATGPSNVIAGKSLAFSASWVPDFWGKVRRQVESNEANAEASQDNLLAAQLSLQTTLAQNYFQIRQVDSQIALAQDTVAAYEKFLQMTQNRYVAGVATKADVAQAQSQLANARVQLASFNVQRPQLEHAIAVLIGEVPANFNLPPMPSLPPPHAIPAGLPSQLLLRRPDLGASERQVAAANALIGVAKSAYFPSLTLSAQRGWSSSATFSNLISAPNAFWSVGPSLAETLFEGGLRRAQVAQSENAYQQAVAQYRQLSLQAFQQVEDQLAALSALFEEAKLQQEAVAAAEESLRLATNQYKSGTVSYLNVITAQTTAYTANNQNLLIEGQQLTANVALIQALGGGWENEVQAAEVQPAVSGVGTAQPTTTSK, encoded by the coding sequence ATGAGTCCGATCAAAACCTTTACCGCTTTATTATCCAACCGGCGACCGGCATCGACATGTGTCGAATTGTCACGTCAGCCAGTCATCCTCGGCATCAGCCTGTTGCTATCGGCCTGTGCGGTGGGTCCGGACTATGAGCGGCCCGACATAAAATCACCGGCACAGTTCAAGGAAAACAAGGGATGGGTGCAGGCCGCACCGCACGCCGTATCGGCACAAGGTGCGTGGTGGACGATCTTCGGCGACGAGACGCTGAATGCGCTGGAGCTGAAAGTAATTCAGGCCAACCAGAGTCTGCGCGCGTCGTATTACGCCTATCAACAGGCGCTGGCACTCACCGATGTGGCGCGTGCAGCCGAGTACCCCACGCTGGGCGTAACAGCTTCATCCACCCGTTCGTCCTTTGGTGGTGGTGCCACCACCACCACGATAGGAGCGACAGGGCCATCCAATGTCATAGCAGGCAAATCACTGGCTTTCAGCGCCAGCTGGGTGCCTGACTTCTGGGGCAAGGTGCGCCGCCAGGTCGAAAGCAATGAAGCCAATGCCGAGGCCAGCCAGGACAACCTCCTGGCTGCCCAGCTCAGTCTGCAAACCACGCTGGCGCAAAACTATTTCCAGATACGCCAGGTCGACAGCCAGATCGCACTGGCACAGGATACCGTAGCGGCGTATGAGAAATTCCTGCAAATGACCCAGAACCGTTATGTTGCCGGTGTTGCCACCAAGGCCGACGTTGCCCAGGCCCAATCGCAATTGGCCAATGCGCGGGTACAGCTTGCCTCTTTCAACGTGCAGCGCCCGCAGTTGGAGCACGCGATTGCCGTACTGATCGGAGAAGTCCCGGCCAATTTCAATCTGCCTCCCATGCCGAGCCTGCCGCCGCCCCATGCCATACCTGCCGGACTTCCGTCGCAATTGTTGCTGCGTCGTCCCGACCTGGGAGCCTCCGAGCGACAAGTAGCTGCGGCCAACGCACTGATCGGCGTGGCCAAATCGGCCTACTTCCCCAGCCTGACACTCTCGGCACAACGCGGCTGGAGCAGCTCTGCCACTTTTTCAAACCTGATTTCCGCACCGAATGCCTTCTGGTCGGTCGGGCCATCACTGGCGGAAACCCTGTTTGAAGGGGGCTTGCGCCGAGCGCAGGTCGCGCAAAGCGAGAATGCATACCAACAGGCAGTTGCTCAATACCGGCAGCTCAGCCTGCAGGCCTTCCAGCAAGTCGAGGATCAGCTTGCTGCACTGAGCGCACTCTTCGAAGAGGCGAAATTGCAGCAGGAAGCTGTCGCGGCGGCGGAAGAATCGCTGCGCCTCGCAACCAACCAGTACAAGTCCGGTACCGTGTCCTACCTGAATGTGATCACCGCCCAGACGACCGCCTATACGGCGAACAACCAGAATCTTCTGATCGAAGGACAGCAACTCACGGCGAACGTGGCTTTGATTCAGGCATTGGGCGGAGGTTGGGAAAACGAAGTGCAAGCTGCCGAGGTGCAACCAGCTGTTTCAGGCGTTGGCACTGCACAGCCGACAACGACTTCCAAGTAG